One Glutamicibacter mishrai genomic window carries:
- the serB gene encoding phosphoserine phosphatase SerB has product MASSLVFVSRPSFPRDHFQDLLVLAVAEQLIPQGQELIVKSSEERLVAKAQLGEGSQAQVQQLATEFVDRHVSAGTVGYSDICLAVVPEELSSAPQLLLLMDVDSTLIKQEVIELLAAHAGREKEVAEVTEAAMRGELDFAQSLIQRVATLKDLPDSVLAEVGQRIIFSDGAPSLVRRFHAAGHKVAVVSGGFQQILDPLAVELGLDHALANTLGITDGVLDGTVHGQIVDRQMKEAKLRAWSSEHGIPLTATIAAGDGANDLDMVSAAGLGIAFNAKPALRDQADVRLDFGRLDVIADLVLDDLN; this is encoded by the coding sequence ATGGCTTCATCTCTGGTTTTTGTCTCCCGTCCTTCCTTCCCTCGCGATCACTTTCAGGATCTACTTGTCCTTGCTGTCGCAGAACAACTGATTCCGCAGGGGCAGGAGCTCATCGTCAAATCCAGCGAAGAGCGCCTTGTGGCCAAGGCACAACTCGGTGAGGGGTCACAAGCACAGGTCCAGCAGCTTGCGACCGAATTTGTTGATCGCCATGTCTCGGCAGGCACTGTGGGATATTCCGATATCTGCCTGGCAGTGGTTCCTGAAGAGCTTTCTTCAGCGCCTCAGCTGTTGCTGCTCATGGATGTTGATTCCACACTGATCAAGCAGGAAGTCATTGAACTTCTGGCTGCCCATGCCGGCCGGGAAAAGGAGGTCGCTGAAGTCACCGAAGCCGCCATGCGCGGCGAGCTGGATTTTGCGCAGTCACTCATCCAACGCGTGGCAACCCTCAAGGATCTGCCGGACTCGGTACTTGCAGAAGTTGGCCAACGTATCATCTTCTCAGATGGCGCGCCATCCCTGGTTCGCCGTTTCCACGCCGCTGGCCACAAGGTCGCGGTTGTCTCCGGAGGATTCCAGCAGATCCTAGACCCTCTGGCCGTGGAATTGGGCTTGGACCACGCGTTGGCTAACACGCTGGGCATTACCGACGGCGTACTTGACGGTACCGTCCATGGCCAGATCGTCGACCGCCAGATGAAAGAAGCAAAGCTTCGCGCTTGGTCCTCAGAGCACGGGATACCGCTGACGGCGACCATTGCCGCGGGTGATGGTGCCAATGATCTCGACATGGTGTCGGCCGCCGGCTTGGGCATCGCGTTTAATGCGAAGCCCGCACTTCGCGATCAGGCTGACGTTCGGCTGGATTTCGGCCGCCTCGACGTGATTGCCGATCTCGTGCTGGATGACTTGAACTAA
- a CDS encoding ABC transporter ATP-binding protein gives MSEVLTFKDVSVVRGRKELLKDVSWEVKEGQRWIVVGPNGAGKSTLMNIAATRLHPTLGTADILGERLGRVSVFDLRPLIGLSSALVANSIPANEKALNVVLTAAYGMTGRWREKYEKLDERRAFRLLHEWGMSTFMNQPFGKLSEGERKRVLIARALMTDPELLILDEPAAGLDLAGREELVAQMSELAADEDAPALVLVTHHLEEVPAGFTHILMMRDGQVVAAGEIDSTLTEENLELTYGMKLKLRREGGRYSAFAGA, from the coding sequence ATGAGCGAAGTGCTAACTTTCAAAGATGTCAGCGTGGTACGCGGGCGAAAAGAACTGCTCAAGGACGTGTCCTGGGAAGTTAAAGAAGGACAGCGGTGGATCGTTGTCGGACCCAACGGGGCCGGCAAATCTACCTTGATGAATATCGCAGCCACTCGGTTGCACCCAACCCTAGGCACAGCCGATATTCTCGGCGAACGTCTAGGACGCGTGTCGGTCTTCGATCTTCGCCCACTGATCGGCTTGAGCTCGGCGCTGGTCGCTAACTCGATTCCAGCTAACGAAAAGGCTTTGAATGTAGTTCTGACTGCAGCGTACGGCATGACCGGCCGCTGGCGTGAGAAGTACGAAAAACTCGATGAACGCCGCGCCTTCCGCCTGCTGCACGAGTGGGGCATGTCCACGTTCATGAACCAGCCATTCGGCAAGCTTTCCGAGGGCGAACGCAAGCGTGTGCTCATTGCGCGTGCACTGATGACCGATCCGGAACTGCTCATCCTCGATGAGCCAGCCGCCGGTCTGGATCTTGCCGGACGCGAAGAGCTTGTCGCGCAGATGTCGGAGCTGGCTGCCGATGAAGATGCGCCTGCTCTCGTTTTGGTCACCCACCATCTGGAGGAAGTTCCTGCCGGGTTCACGCACATCCTAATGATGCGTGACGGCCAGGTGGTCGCTGCTGGCGAGATCGATTCCACCCTGACCGAGGAAAACCTCGAACTGACTTACGGCATGAAGTTGAAGCTACGCCGTGAAGGCGGACGCTACTCGGCATTCGCCGGCGCATAA
- a CDS encoding sulfite exporter TauE/SafE family protein gives MVEFWREALIFIGGLWAGTINTVVGSGTLVTFPILVALGTAPVNAVVSNAMGLVAGGFSGAWGYRREAASVKKTLLKLVPVSLVGGLIGSLLLLNLPESVFGVVAPILLVCALILVIFQPRLAKWAKSRQAARGGTDPDDADRAKIPAILYVLVFIIGVYGGYFTAAQGVLLMAVFGVFLQASLQQSNAIKVILSLIVNLMAAVMYLIIAPERINWLIVLLIAVGSLIGGFIGAKIGRKLSPGWLRGIIVVLGVIALVNMLLKLV, from the coding sequence GTGGTTGAGTTTTGGCGTGAAGCCCTCATCTTCATTGGTGGCCTGTGGGCCGGAACGATCAACACTGTTGTCGGTTCCGGCACGCTGGTCACCTTTCCAATTCTGGTGGCCCTGGGCACGGCCCCAGTCAATGCAGTAGTTTCAAACGCGATGGGCCTTGTTGCCGGTGGATTCTCCGGTGCTTGGGGCTATCGCCGGGAAGCCGCCAGCGTCAAGAAAACGCTGCTCAAGCTTGTACCAGTCTCGCTGGTTGGTGGCTTGATCGGTTCGTTGCTGCTGCTGAACTTGCCTGAATCGGTATTCGGAGTGGTCGCGCCGATCCTTTTGGTCTGTGCGTTGATTCTGGTCATCTTCCAGCCACGATTGGCTAAGTGGGCGAAGTCCCGCCAGGCCGCCAGGGGCGGGACTGATCCTGATGATGCGGACCGGGCCAAGATTCCTGCCATCCTGTATGTTTTGGTATTTATTATCGGCGTCTATGGTGGTTATTTCACCGCCGCCCAGGGCGTCTTGCTCATGGCCGTCTTCGGGGTATTCCTGCAGGCCTCCCTGCAGCAGTCCAACGCCATCAAGGTCATCCTGTCCTTGATCGTGAACCTCATGGCTGCCGTCATGTATCTGATCATTGCTCCAGAGCGCATCAACTGGTTGATTGTCCTCTTGATCGCCGTGGGCTCGCTGATCGGTGGCTTTATCGGCGCCAAAATCGGTCGCAAGCTCTCTCCGGGGTGGCTGCGCGGCATCATCGTTGTCCTCGGTGTCATCGCACTGGTCAATATGCTATTGAAGTTGGTTTGA
- a CDS encoding TrmH family RNA methyltransferase, with amino-acid sequence MTEILNPERILHVEDLQDSRLDEYLRLSEAHLRMRTDVENGLYIAESTKVVQRAINAGHVPRSFLLAEKHLGQLTEEFNRFPTAPIFIGDDRQLEDLVGFHLHRGAMAAMNRPEPLDLDKVLENSSRIAILEDIADHTNLGAIIRSASGLGVDAVLLTPKCVDPWYRRSARVSMGTVFDLPWVRLESWPQDLDKLKSHGYELLAMELTEDAVALNDVHLAPGQKVAMILGNEGRGVTQEALGSVDRTVIIPMHRDVDSLNVGAASAIAFWHLCSAPR; translated from the coding sequence GTGACGGAAATTCTCAATCCAGAACGGATTCTGCACGTCGAAGATCTCCAGGACTCGCGTCTTGATGAATATCTGAGGCTGTCGGAAGCCCACCTGCGGATGCGCACCGATGTTGAAAATGGCCTCTACATCGCCGAAAGCACCAAAGTTGTCCAGCGTGCTATCAACGCCGGCCATGTTCCTCGCAGTTTCCTTCTTGCTGAAAAGCATCTGGGGCAGTTGACCGAGGAATTCAATCGTTTCCCAACAGCACCCATTTTCATCGGCGATGACCGGCAGCTGGAAGATCTTGTCGGCTTCCACCTGCATCGTGGTGCCATGGCCGCGATGAATCGCCCCGAACCACTGGACTTGGACAAGGTGCTGGAGAACAGCTCCCGTATCGCAATCCTCGAAGACATCGCGGATCACACCAATTTGGGCGCCATCATTCGATCGGCCTCCGGGCTAGGTGTCGATGCCGTATTACTGACGCCCAAGTGCGTGGATCCTTGGTATCGACGCAGCGCACGCGTATCCATGGGTACCGTATTTGATCTGCCTTGGGTTCGACTTGAAAGCTGGCCACAGGATTTGGACAAGCTCAAGTCGCATGGCTATGAACTGCTGGCCATGGAACTGACCGAGGATGCTGTGGCTTTGAATGATGTCCACCTCGCCCCGGGGCAGAAGGTTGCGATGATCCTCGGCAACGAAGGCAGGGGAGTAACCCAGGAAGCCTTGGGTTCCGTGGACCGAACGGTGATCATTCCGATGCATCGTGACGTCGATTCGCTCAACGTTGGTGCGGCAAGTGCAATCGCCTTCTGGCATTTGTGTTCCGCCCCACGTTGA
- a CDS encoding type B 50S ribosomal protein L31: MKADIHPNYAAVVFNDLASGEKILTRSTATSDKTIEWEDGNTYPVIDVEISAASHPFYTGKQRIMDTAGRVERFNARFKGFGGKK, encoded by the coding sequence ATGAAGGCTGATATCCATCCAAATTACGCCGCTGTGGTTTTCAACGACCTGGCATCCGGCGAAAAGATCCTGACCCGTTCGACCGCAACTTCGGACAAGACCATCGAGTGGGAAGACGGCAACACTTACCCAGTGATTGACGTTGAAATCTCGGCTGCTTCGCACCCGTTCTACACCGGTAAGCAGCGCATCATGGACACCGCTGGTCGTGTCGAGCGCTTCAACGCCCGCTTCAAGGGCTTCGGCGGCAAGAAGTAA
- a CDS encoding lipoate--protein ligase family protein codes for MMHHGEYKVVGGKLVVVDLESDNGVITDVSLNGDFFLEPDEALEDLNAAVRGLPTDASHSTIRDAVTNNLREGAVMFGFDADAVARVVRRALGHATKWEDHEWEILGPQIIPIAEQVALDEVLTRQIAQGTRKPTIRFWDWNEGAVVIGSFQSLKNEVDMEQADKYGIQVVRRISGGGAMFMEAGNCITYSLYAPESLVDGMSFADSYPFLDAWVMEALQNIGLTAHYKPLNDIATDAGKIGGAAQKRLANGAMLHHVTMSYDIDAEKMTQVLRIGREKISDKGITSAVKRVDPLKSQTDLDRMEIIQVMMDTFARRTGAQQAQLDEATRQAAQELAETKFATEQWTARVP; via the coding sequence ATGATGCATCATGGTGAATACAAGGTAGTCGGTGGCAAATTAGTCGTAGTTGATCTCGAATCAGACAACGGGGTAATCACAGATGTTTCGCTCAACGGCGACTTCTTCCTGGAACCGGACGAGGCCTTGGAAGACCTCAACGCGGCCGTCCGCGGACTACCAACCGATGCCAGCCACAGCACCATCCGAGATGCTGTCACCAACAACCTGCGCGAGGGCGCGGTGATGTTCGGTTTCGATGCCGACGCCGTTGCCCGCGTGGTTAGGCGAGCCCTAGGACATGCCACAAAGTGGGAGGATCACGAGTGGGAAATACTCGGACCGCAGATCATCCCGATCGCCGAGCAAGTGGCCCTCGATGAAGTACTGACTCGCCAAATTGCCCAAGGCACTCGCAAGCCGACCATTCGTTTCTGGGATTGGAACGAGGGAGCTGTTGTTATCGGCTCCTTCCAGTCGCTCAAGAATGAAGTGGATATGGAGCAAGCCGACAAATACGGCATCCAGGTGGTTCGCCGCATTTCCGGTGGCGGTGCCATGTTCATGGAAGCTGGCAACTGCATTACCTACTCCCTTTATGCTCCCGAATCGCTTGTAGATGGCATGAGCTTCGCGGATTCCTACCCATTCTTGGACGCATGGGTCATGGAAGCCCTTCAAAACATCGGGCTGACAGCGCACTACAAACCGCTGAACGACATTGCCACCGATGCAGGAAAAATCGGCGGAGCCGCGCAAAAGCGGCTCGCCAATGGAGCAATGCTGCATCACGTGACCATGAGCTACGACATCGATGCCGAGAAGATGACCCAGGTATTGCGCATCGGCCGGGAAAAGATTTCAGACAAGGGAATCACCTCGGCGGTGAAGCGAGTGGATCCGCTGAAGTCGCAGACAGATCTTGACCGCATGGAGATCATCCAGGTCATGATGGATACTTTTGCCCGACGCACCGGAGCACAGCAAGCGCAATTGGACGAGGCCACGCGCCAGGCGGCTCAGGAGCTCGCAGAAACAAAGTTCGCTACCGAGCAGTGGACTGCGCGCGTCCCCTAG